A genomic region of Papaver somniferum cultivar HN1 chromosome 7, ASM357369v1, whole genome shotgun sequence contains the following coding sequences:
- the LOC113297678 gene encoding rho GTPase-activating protein 5-like, whose translation MTQLFRSKTCGLRNRSKDFDSNPNSPCSHKNEEQEEDEFDDEEEEGYEEERENGYCRMNPISTPLIVPESRERKNENNQQFQILTICVAALRKSVATCGVDKEEFCSSIDISSPTNVKHVSHVTFDRFNGFLGLPVEFKPKVPTRVPSASSSVFGVSSEFMKCSYDHRGNSVPTILLMMQRRLYLEGGLRTEGIFRINPEHTQEEHVRDQLNRGVVKQGIDVHCVAGLIKAWFRELPSGVLDSLTPDQVMHCNTESECVQLVMLLQPTDAALLDWAINLMADVVQNENQNKMNARNIAMVFARNMTQMADPLTALIHAVQVMNFLRALVMKTVRERKESGFESGELSSCSELAEISDLHPSLSDSETGEWSCKRTTRDTISCGSFSGDLLHLNPRSSLGSAIEHYHERSMNDEGQTSTPVKCQIRTKENGYKDDTRDAERFLDRLSLRKGVRKLRQHPVFQLSKSFRKPAEEVDI comes from the exons ATGACTCAACTATTTCGATCCAAAACTTGTGGACTTAGAAATAGAAGTAAAGATTTTGATTCAAATCCAAATAGTCCTTGCAGCCATAaaaatgaagaacaagaagaagatgaatttgatgatgaagaagaagaaggatatgaggaggaaagagaaaatggatattgtaggatgaatccaatttcaacACCGTTAATTGTACCAGAATCTAGAGAGAGAAAGAATGAAAATAATCAGCAGTTTCAGATCTTGACAATATGCGTTGCAGCTTTAAGAAAATCAGTAGCTACTTGTGGTGTCGATAAAGAAGAATTTTGTTCCTCGATTGATATTAGTTCTCCCACTAATGTTAAACACGTTTCTCATGTTACATTTGATAGATTTAATGGTTTTCTTGGTCTACCTGTTGAATTCAAACCCAAAGTTCCTACCAGGGTTCCAAGTGCCAG TTCAAGTGTTTTTGGAGTTTCTTCCGAGTTTATGAAATGTTCGTACGATCACAGAGGAAACAGTGTGCCCACAATTCTCCTCATGATGCAAAGGCGCTTGTACTTGGAAGGGGGTCTTCGA ACCGAAGGAATCTTCCGAATCAACCCTGAACATACCCAAGAAGAGCATGTCAGAGACCAGTTAAACAGGGGAGTTGTGAAGCAGGGAATTGATGTGCATTGCGTGGCAGGTCTAATAAAG GCATGGTTCCGAGAACTTCCCTCAGGGGTACTCGACTCCCTTACACCGGATCAGGTAATGCATTGCAACACAGAGTCAGAGTGTGTGCAACTCGTGATGCTACTGCAGCCTACAGATGCCGCATTGCTTGACTGGGCCATCAATTTGATGGCTGATGTTGTGCAGAACGAGAATCAGAACAAGATGAATGCACGAAACATTGCTATGGTGTTTGCACGTAACATGACACAG ATGGCAGATCCCTTGACTGCACTAATTCATGCTGTGCAAGTTATGAATTTTCTGAGAGCGCTTGTTATGAAAACTGTCCGAGAAAGAAAAGAATCTGGTTTCGAGTCTGGGGAGTTATCTTCATGCTCAGAGTTAGCGGAGATCAGTGACCTGCATCCATCATTGTCGGACAGTGAAACTGGTGAATGGTCTTGCAAACGGACAACCAGAGATACCATTTCCTGTGGTTCCTTCTCAGGTGACCTCCTTCATCTTAACCCTAGAAGCAGTTTGGGATCTGCGATTGAGCATTACCACGAAAGGAGTATGAATGATGAAGGACAAACCAGTACGCCTGTCAAGTGCCAAATTAGGACTAAAGAAAATGGGTATAAAGATGATACGAGAGATGCAGAACGTTTCTTGGATAGGTTGAGTTTGAGAAAAGGGGTGAGGAAACTTCGTCAGCACCCTGTGTTTCAGTTGAGTAAATCATTTAGAAAACCCGCAGAAGAAGTTGACATATGA